From a single Nematostella vectensis chromosome 3, jaNemVect1.1, whole genome shotgun sequence genomic region:
- the LOC5506171 gene encoding somatostatin receptor type 5 isoform X1, which yields MSFPGMTDVFTRTAQQPGVMESGELILIILYALIATIGFLGNLFVCFIILQHRPVRRPMNWLFLNLAISDSTILVFLGFRHIITRAVSHPHGPTGDYLCKFLTGGNIAWVGAVSSMCSLMCIALERFFMVFKPTRYLSLFRVVIVKRVIGLSWLFGLLFNLPLFVVARFDEKISFCSETWPTSVASKVYATIWLAVVAVIPGIFMAVLYSQITYNLWIKKAQQTLPDSQGAISRARRKITKIVVTVSLIYCISWFPPLIDYVMMVFAPAQRHFGDTPHVAAVLMIVFNASVNPLVYTFQSETFRKQIKVSLFCLRAENTVNPLGEGEHLQTWVPPLRKGQGPLCPAPEERVNAMSRTGVDYMFLWLTGP from the exons ATGAGTTTTCCAGGGATGACAGATGTATTCACGAG AACTGCCCAGCAACCTGGTGTGATGGAGAGCGGGGAACTCATCCTAATTATTCTCTACGCTCTCATAGCAACCATCGGTTTCCTAGGCAACCTGTTCGTCTGCTTTATCATTCTCCAGCACCGCCCAGTGCGCCGTCCAATGAACTGGCTCTTTCTCAACCTGGCTATATCGGACAGTACCATTCTCGTGTTTCTCGGCTTTAGGCATATTATTACGCGCGCGGTGAGCCACCCTCATGGTCCGACCGGTGACTACTTGTGCAAGTTCTTGACGGGTGGAAACATCGCGTGGGTGGGCGCGGTCTCGTCCATGTGCTCCCTGATGTGCATTGCCTTAGAAAGGTTCTTCATGGTATTCAAACCTACTCGTTATCTCTCCCTGTTCCGCGTTGTTATCGTCAAGAGAGTAATTGGCCTCTCCTGGCTTTTCGGTTTACTTTTCAATCTCCCGCTTTTCGTGGTCGCGCGATTTGACGAAAAAATCTCATTCTGCTCAGAGACTTGGCCGACTTCGGTGGCTTCAAAGGTCTATGCTACAATATGGCTGGCTGTAGTTGCGGTGATTCCTGGAATATTCATGGCGGTTTTGTATTCGCAAATCACATACAATTTGTGGATCAAAAAGGCTCAACAGACCCTGCCGGACTCGCAGGGGGCGATATCGAGAGCGCGCAGGAAGATCACGAAGATCGTAGTGACTGTCAGTCTCATCTACTGTATAAGCTGGTTTCCGCCATTAATTGATTACGTCATGATGGTATTCGCGCCTGCGCAAAGGCACTTTGGGGATACCCCACATGTGGCAGCCGTGCTTATGATCGTTTTCAATGCGTCCGTCAACCCACTCGTGTACACATTCCAGAGCGAGACGTTTCGTAAGCAGATCAAGGTGTCACTGTTTTGTCTGCGTGCCGAGAACACTGTCAATcccctgggggagggggagcatCTGCAAACATGGGTTCCCCCGCTGCGCAAGGGGCAAGGACCGCTCTGCCCGGCGCCAGAGGAACGTGTGAATGCTATGTCCCGTACAGGAGTTGATTATATGTTTCTATGGCTGACGGGACCTTAA
- the LOC5506171 gene encoding somatostatin receptor type 5 isoform X3 yields MRLRTAQQPGVMESGELILIILYALIATIGFLGNLFVCFIILQHRPVRRPMNWLFLNLAISDSTILVFLGFRHIITRAVSHPHGPTGDYLCKFLTGGNIAWVGAVSSMCSLMCIALERFFMVFKPTRYLSLFRVVIVKRVIGLSWLFGLLFNLPLFVVARFDEKISFCSETWPTSVASKVYATIWLAVVAVIPGIFMAVLYSQITYNLWIKKAQQTLPDSQGAISRARRKITKIVVTVSLIYCISWFPPLIDYVMMVFAPAQRHFGDTPHVAAVLMIVFNASVNPLVYTFQSETFRKQIKVSLFCLRAENTVNPLGEGEHLQTWVPPLRKGQGPLCPAPEERVNAMSRTGVDYMFLWLTGP; encoded by the exons ATGAGGCTAAG AACTGCCCAGCAACCTGGTGTGATGGAGAGCGGGGAACTCATCCTAATTATTCTCTACGCTCTCATAGCAACCATCGGTTTCCTAGGCAACCTGTTCGTCTGCTTTATCATTCTCCAGCACCGCCCAGTGCGCCGTCCAATGAACTGGCTCTTTCTCAACCTGGCTATATCGGACAGTACCATTCTCGTGTTTCTCGGCTTTAGGCATATTATTACGCGCGCGGTGAGCCACCCTCATGGTCCGACCGGTGACTACTTGTGCAAGTTCTTGACGGGTGGAAACATCGCGTGGGTGGGCGCGGTCTCGTCCATGTGCTCCCTGATGTGCATTGCCTTAGAAAGGTTCTTCATGGTATTCAAACCTACTCGTTATCTCTCCCTGTTCCGCGTTGTTATCGTCAAGAGAGTAATTGGCCTCTCCTGGCTTTTCGGTTTACTTTTCAATCTCCCGCTTTTCGTGGTCGCGCGATTTGACGAAAAAATCTCATTCTGCTCAGAGACTTGGCCGACTTCGGTGGCTTCAAAGGTCTATGCTACAATATGGCTGGCTGTAGTTGCGGTGATTCCTGGAATATTCATGGCGGTTTTGTATTCGCAAATCACATACAATTTGTGGATCAAAAAGGCTCAACAGACCCTGCCGGACTCGCAGGGGGCGATATCGAGAGCGCGCAGGAAGATCACGAAGATCGTAGTGACTGTCAGTCTCATCTACTGTATAAGCTGGTTTCCGCCATTAATTGATTACGTCATGATGGTATTCGCGCCTGCGCAAAGGCACTTTGGGGATACCCCACATGTGGCAGCCGTGCTTATGATCGTTTTCAATGCGTCCGTCAACCCACTCGTGTACACATTCCAGAGCGAGACGTTTCGTAAGCAGATCAAGGTGTCACTGTTTTGTCTGCGTGCCGAGAACACTGTCAATcccctgggggagggggagcatCTGCAAACATGGGTTCCCCCGCTGCGCAAGGGGCAAGGACCGCTCTGCCCGGCGCCAGAGGAACGTGTGAATGCTATGTCCCGTACAGGAGTTGATTATATGTTTCTATGGCTGACGGGACCTTAA
- the LOC5506171 gene encoding somatostatin receptor type 5 isoform X2 yields MDFSWFLGRTAQQPGVMESGELILIILYALIATIGFLGNLFVCFIILQHRPVRRPMNWLFLNLAISDSTILVFLGFRHIITRAVSHPHGPTGDYLCKFLTGGNIAWVGAVSSMCSLMCIALERFFMVFKPTRYLSLFRVVIVKRVIGLSWLFGLLFNLPLFVVARFDEKISFCSETWPTSVASKVYATIWLAVVAVIPGIFMAVLYSQITYNLWIKKAQQTLPDSQGAISRARRKITKIVVTVSLIYCISWFPPLIDYVMMVFAPAQRHFGDTPHVAAVLMIVFNASVNPLVYTFQSETFRKQIKVSLFCLRAENTVNPLGEGEHLQTWVPPLRKGQGPLCPAPEERVNAMSRTGVDYMFLWLTGP; encoded by the exons ATGGATTTTAGTTGGTTCCTAGGGAG AACTGCCCAGCAACCTGGTGTGATGGAGAGCGGGGAACTCATCCTAATTATTCTCTACGCTCTCATAGCAACCATCGGTTTCCTAGGCAACCTGTTCGTCTGCTTTATCATTCTCCAGCACCGCCCAGTGCGCCGTCCAATGAACTGGCTCTTTCTCAACCTGGCTATATCGGACAGTACCATTCTCGTGTTTCTCGGCTTTAGGCATATTATTACGCGCGCGGTGAGCCACCCTCATGGTCCGACCGGTGACTACTTGTGCAAGTTCTTGACGGGTGGAAACATCGCGTGGGTGGGCGCGGTCTCGTCCATGTGCTCCCTGATGTGCATTGCCTTAGAAAGGTTCTTCATGGTATTCAAACCTACTCGTTATCTCTCCCTGTTCCGCGTTGTTATCGTCAAGAGAGTAATTGGCCTCTCCTGGCTTTTCGGTTTACTTTTCAATCTCCCGCTTTTCGTGGTCGCGCGATTTGACGAAAAAATCTCATTCTGCTCAGAGACTTGGCCGACTTCGGTGGCTTCAAAGGTCTATGCTACAATATGGCTGGCTGTAGTTGCGGTGATTCCTGGAATATTCATGGCGGTTTTGTATTCGCAAATCACATACAATTTGTGGATCAAAAAGGCTCAACAGACCCTGCCGGACTCGCAGGGGGCGATATCGAGAGCGCGCAGGAAGATCACGAAGATCGTAGTGACTGTCAGTCTCATCTACTGTATAAGCTGGTTTCCGCCATTAATTGATTACGTCATGATGGTATTCGCGCCTGCGCAAAGGCACTTTGGGGATACCCCACATGTGGCAGCCGTGCTTATGATCGTTTTCAATGCGTCCGTCAACCCACTCGTGTACACATTCCAGAGCGAGACGTTTCGTAAGCAGATCAAGGTGTCACTGTTTTGTCTGCGTGCCGAGAACACTGTCAATcccctgggggagggggagcatCTGCAAACATGGGTTCCCCCGCTGCGCAAGGGGCAAGGACCGCTCTGCCCGGCGCCAGAGGAACGTGTGAATGCTATGTCCCGTACAGGAGTTGATTATATGTTTCTATGGCTGACGGGACCTTAA
- the LOC5506171 gene encoding somatostatin receptor type 5 isoform X4, with the protein MESGELILIILYALIATIGFLGNLFVCFIILQHRPVRRPMNWLFLNLAISDSTILVFLGFRHIITRAVSHPHGPTGDYLCKFLTGGNIAWVGAVSSMCSLMCIALERFFMVFKPTRYLSLFRVVIVKRVIGLSWLFGLLFNLPLFVVARFDEKISFCSETWPTSVASKVYATIWLAVVAVIPGIFMAVLYSQITYNLWIKKAQQTLPDSQGAISRARRKITKIVVTVSLIYCISWFPPLIDYVMMVFAPAQRHFGDTPHVAAVLMIVFNASVNPLVYTFQSETFRKQIKVSLFCLRAENTVNPLGEGEHLQTWVPPLRKGQGPLCPAPEERVNAMSRTGVDYMFLWLTGP; encoded by the coding sequence ATGGAGAGCGGGGAACTCATCCTAATTATTCTCTACGCTCTCATAGCAACCATCGGTTTCCTAGGCAACCTGTTCGTCTGCTTTATCATTCTCCAGCACCGCCCAGTGCGCCGTCCAATGAACTGGCTCTTTCTCAACCTGGCTATATCGGACAGTACCATTCTCGTGTTTCTCGGCTTTAGGCATATTATTACGCGCGCGGTGAGCCACCCTCATGGTCCGACCGGTGACTACTTGTGCAAGTTCTTGACGGGTGGAAACATCGCGTGGGTGGGCGCGGTCTCGTCCATGTGCTCCCTGATGTGCATTGCCTTAGAAAGGTTCTTCATGGTATTCAAACCTACTCGTTATCTCTCCCTGTTCCGCGTTGTTATCGTCAAGAGAGTAATTGGCCTCTCCTGGCTTTTCGGTTTACTTTTCAATCTCCCGCTTTTCGTGGTCGCGCGATTTGACGAAAAAATCTCATTCTGCTCAGAGACTTGGCCGACTTCGGTGGCTTCAAAGGTCTATGCTACAATATGGCTGGCTGTAGTTGCGGTGATTCCTGGAATATTCATGGCGGTTTTGTATTCGCAAATCACATACAATTTGTGGATCAAAAAGGCTCAACAGACCCTGCCGGACTCGCAGGGGGCGATATCGAGAGCGCGCAGGAAGATCACGAAGATCGTAGTGACTGTCAGTCTCATCTACTGTATAAGCTGGTTTCCGCCATTAATTGATTACGTCATGATGGTATTCGCGCCTGCGCAAAGGCACTTTGGGGATACCCCACATGTGGCAGCCGTGCTTATGATCGTTTTCAATGCGTCCGTCAACCCACTCGTGTACACATTCCAGAGCGAGACGTTTCGTAAGCAGATCAAGGTGTCACTGTTTTGTCTGCGTGCCGAGAACACTGTCAATcccctgggggagggggagcatCTGCAAACATGGGTTCCCCCGCTGCGCAAGGGGCAAGGACCGCTCTGCCCGGCGCCAGAGGAACGTGTGAATGCTATGTCCCGTACAGGAGTTGATTATATGTTTCTATGGCTGACGGGACCTTAA